Proteins encoded within one genomic window of Platichthys flesus chromosome 13, fPlaFle2.1, whole genome shotgun sequence:
- the slc38a11 gene encoding putative sodium-coupled neutral amino acid transporter 11 → MAQQLPHEEGTMLIHPQKDASGARRSTTSATFNFINSIIGSGIIGLPYALNQAGLPLGLLLLVIVALITDYSIVLLIRGGNLSGTNSYQSLVQSTFGFPGFLIVSALQFLYPFIAMVSYNITTGDTMTKVFQRIPGVGPGHILAERHFVILLSTLAFTLPLSLYRNIEKLGKVSFLSMVLTLTILIVVIIRAATLGPQILPTENAWAFAKWNAIQAVGVMSFAFICHHNSFLVYGSLDQPTLANWSQVTHVSVGSALVLSAAFAVAGYTTFTGFTQGDIFENYCREDNLATFGRFCFGFSIITTFPLECFVTREVLSNVLFSRDLSKVEHVVITVLIVAVCTSISLAYDCLGVVLELNGALSATPLIFIIPSACILKLSPGRWYQGENLIATILIIAGLFVMITGLTMTGLNPQDCSHGTDMFYCEDANMSVTAPPV, encoded by the exons ATGGCTCAGCAG CTGCCACATGAAGAAGGGACCATGTTAATTCATCCACAAAAAGATGCGTCAGGAGCAAGAAGGTCAACGACGTCTGCAACCTTCAATTTCATCAATTCCATAATCGGATCAGGAATCATAG GTTTACCGTATGCACTGAACCAGGCAGGGCTCCCCTtgggcctcctgctgctggtcaTCGTTGCGTTGATCACAG ATTATTCCATCGTCTTGTTGATCAGAGGAGGGAACCTGTCGGGGACAAACAGTTATCAGTCACTGGTGCAGAGCACATTCGGTTTCCCTGGGTTTCTGATTGTATCTGCGCTGCAGTTCCTTTATCCTTTCATTG ctATGGTTAGTTACAACATCACAACTGGTGACACAATGACCAAAGTATTTCAGAGAATACCAGGAG ttgGTCCAGGTCACATACTCGCCGAGCGTCACTTTGTGATCTTGCTGTCAACGCTGGCGTTCACGCTGCCTCTCTCACTTTATCGAAACATAGAGAAACTGGGGAAG gtGTCCTTCCTGTCAATGGTGCTGACACTGACCATCCTCATCGTCGTCATCATCCGAGCAGCCACCTTGGGACCCCAAAT CCTCCCTACAGAGAACGCATGGGCATTTGCAAAGTGGAATGCAATTCAAGCAGTTGGTGTTATGTCTTTTG ccTTCATATGCCACCACAACAGCTTCCTCGTATATGGTTCCCTGGATCAGCCCACTCTGGCTAACTGGTCTCAGGTCACCCACGTCTCAGTCGGTTCTGCGCTGGTACTCAGTGCTGCGTTTGCTGTCGCTGGCTACACCACCTTCACCGGCTTCACACAAG GAGACATATTTGAGAACTACTGCAGAGAGGATAACCTGGCGACATTTGGTCGCTTCTGCTTTGGCTTCAGTATAATAACCACTTTTCCACTGGAGTGTTTTGTGACCCGAGAG GTGTTGTCCAATGTCCTTTTCAGTCGGGACCTTTCAAAAGTTGAACATGTGGTCATAACCGTGCTCATAGTTGCCGTTTGCACGTCAATATCTTTGGCCTACGACTGTCTCGGAGTTGTGCTGGAGCTGAAT GGTGCTCTGAGCGCCACACCCCTGATCTTCATCATTCCGTCAGCGTGCATCCTCAAACTCTCCCCTGGCCGCTGGTACCAGGGTGAAAACCTGATCGCCACTATCTTGATAATAGCCGGCTTATTCGTCATGATCACCGGGTTGACCATGACCGGCCTCAACCCACAAGACTGTTCCCACGGCACGGATATGTTCTACTGTGAGGATGCCAACATGTCTGTCACTGCTCCACCA